The proteins below come from a single Aphanothece sacrum FPU1 genomic window:
- a CDS encoding MAPEG family protein, protein MEIYPSLVTVLTLFLYFILTINVGRARSKYNVSPPATTGNPNFERVLRVQQNTIEQMVLFFPLLWIFSLYVSPIWGAGIGGFWILGRIVYAWGYYQAAEKRILGFAIASLSSLVLLIGSLVGIILTFLK, encoded by the coding sequence ATGGAAATTTATCCTAGTTTAGTCACCGTACTCACTTTATTTCTCTACTTTATTCTAACCATAAATGTCGGTCGTGCGAGATCTAAATATAATGTTTCTCCCCCTGCAACAACAGGAAATCCTAACTTTGAAAGAGTTTTAAGGGTTCAACAAAATACCATAGAACAGATGGTTTTATTTTTCCCGTTACTTTGGATTTTCTCCTTATATGTTAGCCCAATTTGGGGGGCTGGTATTGGTGGATTTTGGATACTTGGTCGTATTGTTTATGCTTGGGGATACTATCAAGCAGCCGAAAAAAGAATACTAGGTTTTGCTATTGCTAGTTTAAGTAGTTTAGTGTTATTAATTGGATCATTAGTTGGCATAATTTTGACATTTTTAAAATAA
- a CDS encoding potassium channel family protein → MKSLKFLNGIRSENRQFAVIGLGRFGRAVCQTLHKLGYEVLGTDINESLVAQALAEKIASSVIELDSTKPNALKEAGIFEFDTVIVAIGNYLEESIITTLNAKEGGVKYVIAKASSDIHGKLLKRVGADKVVFPEYDSGRELAYTLTKPAILERFDLDPDHSIIETRIPEEFHGKTIEELKLRTRYRISILAIGREDKFNINPEPKEKLNKDLVMVVIGNNKDIQRLPI, encoded by the coding sequence TTGAAATCTTTGAAATTTTTGAATGGTATACGTTCAGAAAATCGCCAATTTGCTGTGATTGGTTTAGGGCGTTTTGGACGAGCAGTTTGTCAAACTTTACATAAATTGGGGTATGAAGTCTTAGGGACAGATATTAATGAATCTTTAGTCGCACAAGCTTTAGCAGAAAAAATAGCTTCTAGTGTAATTGAATTAGATTCAACCAAACCCAATGCGTTAAAAGAAGCAGGTATTTTTGAATTTGATACCGTTATTGTTGCCATTGGAAACTATTTAGAAGAAAGTATTATTACCACCCTAAATGCTAAAGAAGGAGGGGTAAAATATGTTATTGCTAAAGCATCTTCTGATATTCATGGTAAACTATTAAAACGGGTAGGAGCAGATAAGGTAGTATTTCCTGAATATGATTCTGGTCGTGAATTAGCCTATACTTTGACTAAACCTGCTATCTTAGAAAGATTCGATCTTGATCCCGATCATAGTATCATAGAAACTCGTATTCCTGAAGAATTTCACGGTAAAACTATCGAAGAATTAAAATTACGTACTCGTTACCGTATTAGCATTTTAGCTATTGGAAGGGAAGACAAATTTAACATTAATCCTGAACCGAAAGAAAAACTGAATAAAGACTTAGTAATGGTAGTCATTGGTAACAATAAAGATATTCAAAGATTACCCATTTAG
- a CDS encoding nucleotidyltransferase domain-containing protein yields MPKLLNTKLTTILDELKQSLRNIYGEQLFQLILYGSQARGEAQPDSDIDILIVLNKSFDYSQEIERTSHLIADLSLKYNTLISRSFIDSLRLTSENSSFIRNINNEGILL; encoded by the coding sequence ATGCCAAAATTACTTAACACTAAACTAACAACTATCTTAGATGAATTAAAACAAAGTTTGAGGAATATTTATGGTGAGCAACTATTCCAACTTATTCTTTATGGTTCCCAAGCAAGAGGGGAAGCTCAACCTGATTCCGATATTGATATTTTAATTGTCCTTAATAAATCTTTTGATTATTCCCAAGAAATTGAACGAACTAGCCACTTAATCGCTGATTTATCTCTTAAATATAATACCCTTATTTCTCGCTCTTTTATCGACAGCCTACGCTTGACTTCAGAAAATAGTTCCTTTATTCGTAATATTAATAATGAGGGAATTTTGTTATGA
- a CDS encoding type II toxin-antitoxin system HicB family antitoxin, which translates to MKIKAIIHPAEEGGYWAEVPAFPGCITEGDTMEEVTKNLQDAIQGWLEVAGESQPTDSTAQIVEIPV; encoded by the coding sequence ATGAAAATCAAAGCTATTATTCATCCCGCAGAAGAAGGTGGTTACTGGGCGGAAGTTCCTGCTTTCCCTGGTTGCATTACTGAAGGAGATACGATGGAAGAAGTCACTAAAAACCTTCAAGATGCCATTCAAGGATGGTTAGAGGTAGCTGGTGAAAGTCAACCGACAGACTCCACTGCACAAATTGTTGAAATACCAGTATAA
- a CDS encoding DUF29 domain-containing protein, with translation MKAVKILYETDFNLWLQETVKLLKQKKLDQLDIDNLIEEIEAMGRSEKKGLRSNLEQLLMHLLKWKYQPNKRTGSWEKSILEHRNRILEDLEDSPSFNPYFDEIFDKCYQNARKYAKAETHLPLNIFPEVCSFTKTEILTSDYLPEDDI, from the coding sequence ATGAAGGCAGTTAAAATACTATATGAGACAGACTTCAATCTCTGGTTACAGGAAACAGTTAAATTACTTAAACAAAAAAAGTTAGATCAATTAGATATTGATAACTTAATCGAAGAAATCGAAGCAATGGGAAGAAGTGAAAAAAAAGGATTACGCAGTAATTTAGAACAATTATTAATGCACTTGCTAAAATGGAAATATCAGCCAAATAAACGTACAGGAAGTTGGGAAAAATCTATCTTAGAACATCGTAATAGGATTTTAGAAGATTTAGAAGATAGTCCTAGTTTTAATCCTTATTTTGATGAGATTTTTGATAAGTGTTATCAAAATGCTAGAAAATATGCTAAAGCAGAAACTCATTTACCTCTTAATATTTTTCCTGAAGTTTGTTCCTTTACTAAAACTGAAATTTTAACCTCTGATTATCTTCCTGAAGATGACATTTAA
- a CDS encoding TrkH family potassium uptake protein, translating to MTIARTICLGFVAVIAIGTLLLILPFSTQDGSWNNPIIALFTSTSAVCVTGLVVVDTGTYFSFWGQLIIMLLIQVGGLGYMTTTTFLILLVGRRFNLRQKLAIKESFDRPFLQGNSQNIIQSIIATTLLFELAGVLIMLNVFSSKYGTLEGLWLAIFHSVSAWNNAGFGLLKDNLMSFTGSWSINFAITMLIIFGGIGYQVIIEMYLFLLHKINKRQERIVFSLNFKVATSTTLLLLLGGTAIFFLVEFNNPDTFTPLNLKDKILAAWFQSVTSRTAGFNTIDIGQMTIAGLFTTMGLMFIGASPGGTGGGIKTTTLRILSDCTRSVLRGNNEVVLYGRQVPIPLVLKAVAVVFGSANLVIFMTFSISFIEVSLNPIFFDEKFNSLQVLFEVISAFATVGLSTGITASLSSMSQILLVITMYTGRVGVLLLMAAIVGDTRPRVVQYPEETLLVG from the coding sequence ATGACTATTGCTAGAACAATTTGTTTAGGTTTTGTTGCTGTAATTGCTATCGGAACTCTGTTATTAATTCTTCCTTTTTCCACCCAAGATGGTAGTTGGAATAATCCCATTATTGCCCTATTTACATCAACTTCAGCAGTTTGTGTAACTGGTTTAGTAGTAGTTGATACGGGAACTTATTTTTCCTTTTGGGGACAATTAATAATCATGTTATTAATTCAAGTAGGGGGTTTAGGTTATATGACTACTACTACTTTTTTGATATTATTAGTAGGAAGACGCTTTAATTTAAGACAAAAATTAGCTATTAAAGAATCATTTGATCGTCCATTTCTTCAAGGAAATAGTCAAAATATTATTCAGTCCATTATCGCTACTACCTTACTTTTTGAACTTGCTGGCGTGTTAATAATGCTGAATGTATTTTCTAGTAAATATGGAACCTTAGAGGGACTTTGGTTGGCGATATTTCATAGTGTTAGTGCTTGGAATAATGCAGGATTTGGCTTGTTAAAAGATAATTTAATGAGTTTTACCGGTTCATGGAGTATTAATTTTGCCATTACCATGTTAATTATTTTTGGTGGTATTGGCTATCAAGTTATTATTGAAATGTATTTATTTTTATTACATAAAATAAACAAAAGACAAGAAAGAATTGTTTTCTCTCTGAATTTCAAGGTTGCTACTAGCACCACCTTATTATTATTATTAGGAGGAACTGCTATCTTTTTTTTAGTTGAATTTAATAACCCCGATACCTTTACACCGCTTAATTTAAAAGATAAAATATTAGCAGCTTGGTTTCAATCAGTCACCAGTAGAACCGCAGGATTTAACACAATTGACATTGGTCAGATGACAATTGCTGGATTATTTACTACCATGGGATTAATGTTTATTGGTGCGAGTCCTGGTGGAACTGGAGGAGGAATTAAAACAACAACATTAAGGATTCTAAGTGACTGTACTCGCTCAGTTTTACGGGGTAATAACGAAGTAGTTCTTTATGGTCGACAAGTGCCTATTCCTTTAGTTTTAAAAGCGGTTGCTGTGGTGTTTGGTTCCGCAAATTTAGTAATTTTTATGACCTTTTCTATCTCCTTTATTGAAGTTAGTTTAAATCCTATTTTCTTTGATGAAAAATTTAATTCACTTCAAGTATTATTTGAGGTTATTTCTGCTTTTGCTACGGTAGGATTATCAACAGGAATTACTGCTAGTTTATCATCTATGTCCCAAATTTTATTAGTCATCACCATGTATACTGGAAGGGTAGGCGTTCTGCTGTTAATGGCTGCGATTGTAGGGGATACTCGTCCTAGAGTCGTTCAATACCCGGAAGAAACCTTATTAGTAGGATAA
- the tmk gene encoding dTMP kinase: MKPLFIVLEGIDKAGKSTQAELLKSYFINQGNAAIISSEPTDGPIGKLIRNAMQNQIITIQDKAKFDEQMAYLFTADRYYHLYNDIDGVYQLIKHQKTHVIATRYYFSSLAYNCNNQEEFDFVYGLNKRFPNPDLVIYIDISLELALSRISNYSLKEVYETQEKLNKVRENYSKVFQSYEGNILRLEGEQTVDNIHKKIINYLEKKVF; encoded by the coding sequence ATGAAACCTTTATTTATCGTTTTAGAAGGAATTGACAAAGCAGGAAAATCAACTCAAGCAGAATTATTAAAAAGCTATTTTATTAATCAAGGAAATGCCGCAATTATTAGTTCTGAACCTACAGATGGCCCCATCGGTAAGTTAATTCGTAATGCGATGCAAAATCAAATAATTACTATTCAAGATAAAGCAAAATTTGATGAACAGATGGCTTATTTATTTACGGCTGATAGATATTATCATTTATACAATGATATCGATGGTGTTTATCAATTAATTAAACATCAGAAAACTCATGTTATTGCCACTCGTTATTATTTTTCATCTCTTGCTTATAATTGTAATAATCAAGAAGAATTTGACTTTGTTTATGGTTTAAATAAACGTTTTCCCAATCCAGATTTAGTTATTTATATCGATATTTCTTTAGAATTAGCTTTATCTCGTATTAGTAATTATTCCTTAAAAGAAGTTTATGAAACTCAAGAAAAATTAAATAAAGTTAGAGAAAATTATTCTAAGGTTTTTCAAAGTTATGAGGGAAATATATTAAGATTAGAAGGAGAACAAACTGTTGATAATATTCATAAAAAAATCATTAATTACCTTGAAAAAAAGGTTTTTTAA
- a CDS encoding deoxycytidylate deaminase, whose amino-acid sequence MISLEEQRPTWDEYFIMIAKLAATRSTCLAFPVGAVIVKDRQVLATGYNGSPSGSAHCTAQGFCYPGLSSCDASSSLPSRAVHAEANAIAQAAKHGISTNGAFIYVTLEPCISCLKLIISAGIKQVFYETEFNKGDKVLVRDSFLKDGLVTLTKIKLSEKTAKNAGLFLLNPTSVARDKLETTEIF is encoded by the coding sequence ATGATTTCTTTAGAAGAACAAAGACCCACTTGGGACGAATACTTTATCATGATAGCTAAATTAGCCGCCACCAGGTCAACTTGTTTAGCCTTTCCTGTGGGTGCTGTTATCGTTAAAGATAGACAAGTATTAGCAACAGGATACAACGGTTCACCATCAGGTTCAGCCCATTGTACAGCCCAAGGATTCTGCTATCCTGGATTAAGTAGTTGTGATGCTTCTAGTAGTTTACCTTCCCGTGCAGTTCATGCAGAAGCTAACGCGATCGCACAAGCAGCAAAACACGGAATTTCGACTAATGGAGCATTTATTTATGTTACTTTAGAACCCTGTATTTCTTGTTTAAAATTAATCATTTCTGCGGGAATAAAACAAGTTTTTTATGAGACAGAATTTAATAAAGGAGATAAAGTATTAGTCAGAGATTCTTTCCTTAAAGATGGGTTAGTAACTTTAACTAAAATTAAATTATCAGAAAAGACCGCAAAAAATGCAGGCTTATTTCTCTTAAACCCGACATCAGTTGCTAGAGACAAATTAGAAACAACAGAAATTTTTTAA
- a CDS encoding AI-2E family transporter, translating into MLNSFYKLPRWLRLSIIFPLAFLNGWLLFKLIGYLEPLVTMLTTATLLAFLLDLPIRFLQQRGMKRGWAVSIVLLLALIIITLIAFILIPLIVNQLSELLAGLPQLLASANQQLEELKQRAISQRLSSIDFSGIITQFARKISEVLESVGNQFLNLIGGTIGTIFNTLIILVLTVFLVLTGESIWTGIFSWVPTPWNLIIRESLRNTFQRYFATQAILAGLLSVAQTIVFLVLQVPYAVLFGFTIGITTLIPFASSITIIVISILLMFQDFELGLKALIATVIVGQINDNIISPRLMGGMIGLNPVWIIISLFIGGKLAGVLGLLIAVPLASVIKIMVDTLRYPPESIDNG; encoded by the coding sequence ATGCTAAATTCTTTTTATAAACTGCCTCGTTGGTTACGGTTAAGTATTATTTTTCCTCTGGCTTTTCTCAATGGATGGTTATTGTTTAAGTTAATTGGTTATCTAGAACCATTAGTAACAATGTTAACTACAGCCACTTTACTGGCTTTTTTATTGGATTTACCCATTCGTTTTTTACAACAAAGAGGCATGAAAAGGGGATGGGCAGTTAGTATTGTTCTGTTATTAGCTTTGATTATTATTACTTTAATAGCTTTTATTTTAATTCCTTTAATTGTCAATCAACTCAGCGAATTATTGGCGGGTTTACCTCAATTACTTGCATCAGCTAATCAACAATTAGAAGAGTTAAAACAACGGGCCATTTCTCAAAGACTTTCTTCAATAGACTTTTCTGGGATCATAACACAATTTGCAAGAAAAATATCAGAAGTATTAGAATCTGTTGGCAACCAATTTTTAAATTTAATCGGAGGAACAATTGGAACTATATTTAATACTCTCATTATTTTGGTATTAACTGTTTTTTTAGTGTTAACAGGAGAAAGTATTTGGACTGGTATATTTAGTTGGGTTCCTACTCCTTGGAATCTGATAATTAGAGAATCTTTAAGAAATACTTTTCAGAGATATTTTGCCACTCAAGCTATTTTAGCTGGTCTTTTAAGTGTGGCACAAACTATTGTCTTTTTAGTTCTTCAAGTTCCTTATGCTGTATTATTTGGTTTTACTATCGGTATCACTACTTTGATTCCTTTTGCTAGTTCTATTACGATTATTGTAATTAGTATTTTATTGATGTTTCAAGACTTTGAATTAGGTCTAAAGGCTTTAATTGCAACTGTTATTGTGGGACAAATTAATGATAATATTATCTCCCCAAGATTAATGGGAGGAATGATCGGATTAAATCCGGTTTGGATTATTATTTCCTTATTTATTGGGGGAAAATTAGCGGGAGTATTAGGATTATTAATTGCGGTTCCTTTAGCTAGTGTCATTAAAATTATGGTAGATACATTACGTTATCCTCCTGAGTCAATTGACAATGGATAA
- a CDS encoding thymidylate synthase has translation MTITSSNYQFTYTPHYKPNQLICGYGQTAIITGWTVKQSVAKHLNPEDYAVIGNLYSPTRGISPLIRNLLANPHVRFLVILQATKEDKNAGGCQCLLDFLQHGFTQGKSDTGRDTWVINSEITGYIDIEIDADALENLRQYLDYKEAKSIREAVDYIKEFADQNNKQPWGNPLIFPQLETTLTVLPGPRYGHRIEGKTIAETWVKILHRIKTTGTIRPTGYDGKWQELIDLTAVITNEPAEVYFPDPNYLPIDRSFLKEYIPQILDDAPYTEGVKYTYGQRLRSWFKKDQIKQVINKLIGEIDAASGVMSLWDVNDHDKGGSPCLNHIWIRVVENELSLTATLRSNDMFAAWPANAMGLRALQQHIRDEIAKRSDYNLQMGPLITISQSAHIYDDTWENVDKLITNQYAKIINNRDYFDPSGNFLIEVEDGQIMVKQTTPGSGEIVACYSGKNSGKLIREICAASPAIQPDHIGYLGIELQKAYQCLKMGQQYIQDQ, from the coding sequence ATGACTATTACCTCATCTAATTATCAATTTACTTATACTCCTCATTATAAACCTAATCAATTAATTTGTGGTTATGGACAAACAGCAATTATTACTGGATGGACAGTTAAACAGTCAGTTGCTAAACATTTAAACCCTGAAGATTATGCAGTTATTGGTAATTTATATAGTCCAACCAGAGGAATAAGTCCTTTAATTCGTAATTTATTAGCTAATCCTCATGTGAGGTTTTTAGTCATTTTACAAGCGACAAAAGAAGATAAAAATGCTGGTGGATGTCAATGTTTACTAGACTTTTTACAACATGGATTTACTCAAGGGAAGAGTGATACAGGTCGAGATACATGGGTTATTAATTCTGAGATTACTGGATATATTGACATTGAAATTGATGCTGATGCGTTAGAAAATTTGCGTCAATATTTGGACTATAAAGAAGCAAAATCTATTAGGGAAGCAGTTGATTATATTAAAGAATTTGCCGATCAAAATAATAAGCAACCTTGGGGAAATCCTTTGATTTTTCCTCAATTAGAAACTACTCTAACCGTTTTACCTGGCCCAAGATATGGCCATCGTATTGAAGGAAAAACTATTGCAGAAACTTGGGTTAAAATATTACATAGAATTAAAACAACCGGAACTATTAGACCGACAGGTTATGATGGAAAATGGCAAGAATTAATTGATTTAACAGCAGTCATTACTAATGAACCTGCTGAGGTTTATTTTCCTGATCCTAATTATTTACCTATTGATCGTTCTTTCCTTAAAGAATATATCCCACAAATTTTAGATGATGCACCTTATACTGAAGGAGTAAAATATACTTATGGTCAGCGTTTAAGGTCTTGGTTTAAAAAAGATCAAATTAAACAAGTTATTAATAAATTGATTGGTGAAATTGATGCAGCAAGCGGGGTAATGTCTCTCTGGGATGTTAATGATCATGATAAAGGAGGAAGTCCTTGTTTAAATCATATTTGGATAAGAGTTGTGGAGAATGAATTGTCTTTAACTGCTACTTTACGCAGTAATGATATGTTCGCTGCTTGGCCTGCAAATGCAATGGGTTTAAGAGCATTACAACAACATATTCGTGATGAAATTGCTAAGCGTTCAGACTATAATTTACAGATGGGGCCATTAATTACTATTAGTCAAAGCGCACATATTTATGATGATACTTGGGAAAATGTTGATAAATTAATCACTAATCAATATGCTAAAATTATTAATAATCGAGACTATTTTGATCCATCAGGTAACTTTTTAATTGAAGTGGAAGATGGACAAATTATGGTTAAGCAAACTACTCCAGGAAGTGGAGAAATTGTTGCTTGTTATTCTGGGAAAAATTCGGGCAAGTTAATTCGAGAAATTTGCGCTGCTTCTCCTGCAATACAACCTGATCATATTGGATATTTAGGAATTGAGTTACAGAAAGCTTATCAATGTCTTAAAATGGGCCAACAGTATATTCAAGATCAGTAA
- a CDS encoding HEPN domain-containing protein yields MTPSQQGLLNKAQRSLDAAKTLKVEGFTEFAVSRAYYAMFYLAEALLEGEGLSFSKHSAVISALGERFARTNRIPQNYHRYLIDAQAQRNRGDYNIDPNLSEADAELLIFRVETFLDFVINNIDSI; encoded by the coding sequence ATGACTCCTTCTCAACAAGGTCTTCTTAATAAAGCCCAAAGGAGTTTGGACGCGGCAAAAACTTTAAAAGTAGAAGGATTTACAGAGTTTGCCGTTTCCCGTGCTTATTATGCCATGTTTTATCTGGCAGAAGCTTTGTTAGAAGGAGAAGGGTTATCTTTTTCAAAACATTCGGCTGTTATTTCTGCTTTAGGTGAGCGATTTGCCAGAACTAATCGTATTCCCCAAAATTACCACCGTTATCTTATTGATGCCCAAGCACAGCGTAATCGAGGGGATTATAACATTGACCCCAATCTCAGTGAGGCTGATGCTGAATTACTAATCTTTAGAGTCGAGACTTTTCTAGATTTTGTTATTAACAATATTGACTCAATTTAA
- a CDS encoding DUF4346 domain-containing protein — protein MSSLIDTITTLDNELSKRHIDLDPGGYFIIYLDRDNSLICAKHFTNIINEKGLAVDPETGKVIPAKGKVNRVSETLFTGRTAKELCVKVIEENSDCPITMLNHAAYLGREFIRAEIALIQNIEYIQD, from the coding sequence ATGTCCTCATTAATTGACACGATAACGACCCTTGATAATGAACTTTCAAAACGTCACATTGATCTTGATCCGGGGGGATATTTTATTATCTATCTTGATCGAGATAACAGCTTAATTTGTGCTAAACATTTTACTAATATTATTAATGAAAAAGGATTAGCAGTTGATCCTGAAACTGGTAAAGTTATTCCCGCAAAAGGCAAAGTTAACAGAGTTTCTGAAACCTTATTTACAGGACGGACAGCTAAAGAATTATGTGTCAAAGTTATTGAAGAAAATTCTGATTGTCCTATTACTATGTTAAACCATGCTGCCTATTTAGGACGAGAATTTATTAGGGCTGAAATTGCTTTAATTCAAAACATAGAATACATTCAAGATTAG